From Lepisosteus oculatus isolate fLepOcu1 chromosome 8, fLepOcu1.hap2, whole genome shotgun sequence, one genomic window encodes:
- the LOC107077792 gene encoding uncharacterized protein has translation MRERDFMPNMERGKPATYTGDKKAKMAAKTNKKWVRLATVFAYVLSVSLAAIILAIYYSLIWKPTSASATSGKPGGLEEVTVATNISSTENNSSQTDLLSSVNKTMSNMRAEPQTKLFPWEDSSSKSPAIIPDDILPQSIHSSATGRYTSTPSYTATETARLLMKAKESKASRSADVSQNNQKMRAESGSALPLAADRETREALRPIATSGIHQQHLDGTGTGPQFDRHVADATPKNQQPSSETPAVGTASSQGLQRVKTTDQAGKVLTDTNRELDKTEGSSSLSEDLVTKDTEDATVRSSSTSKLI, from the coding sequence ATGAGGGAGAGGGACTTCATGCCCAATATGGAGAGGGGCAAACCTGCCACATACACCGGGGACAAAAAGGCAAAGATGGCTGCGAAGACGAACAAAAAGTGGGTGAGATTGGCCACAGTTTTTGCTTATGTCTTGTCCGTGTCCTTGGCAGCTATAATCCTGGCCATTTATTACAGCCTGATCTGGAAACCAACGTCTGCATCAGCAACATCTGGGAAACCTGGGGGGCTCGAGGAGGTCACCGTAGCCACTAACATTTCTAGCACTGAGAACAATTCGTCACAGACAGACCTTTTGTCATCAGTAAATAAAACCATGTCTAATATGAGAGCTGAGCCTCAGACCAAATTATTTCCATGGGAGGATAGCAGTAGTAAAAGTCCAGCAATAATTCCAGACGACATTTTACCCCAAAGCATTCATAGTAGTGCAACAGGACGCTATACATCTACACCGAGTTACACAGCCACGGAAACCGCAAGATTGCTTATGAAGGCAAAAGAGAGCAAAGCCTCGAGATCTGCAGATgtttcacaaaacaatcaaaaaaTGCGTGCGGAATCTGGAAGCGCTTTACCCTTGGCTGCTGACAGGGAGACGAGAGAGGCGCTGAGGCCGATAGCTACCAGTGGAATACATCAACAGCACCTTGATGGAACAGGGACTGGTCCCCAATTCGATAGGCATGTGGCGGATGCTACCCCTaagaaccagcaaccttcttcGGAAACCCCGGCTGTTGGTACTGCAAGCTCACAAGGACTGCAGAGGGTAAAGACAACTGACCAGGCCGGAAAGGTTCTGACGGATACAAATCGAGAGCTGGATAAAACAGAAGGGTCTTCTTCCTTGTCAGAGGACCTGGTTACTAAGGACACAGAGGATGCAACAGTGAGAAGTTCATCAACTTCAAAACTCATATAA